In a genomic window of Nitrospirae bacterium CG2_30_53_67:
- a CDS encoding glucose-1-phosphate adenylyltransferase produces MHWSIREVLAVVMAGGKGSRLYPLTEDRAKPAVPFGGKYRIVDFTLSNCINSGIKKVFVLTQYKSYSLERHIRLGWGFLSHELHEFVVPLPPQQRIDESWYRGTADAIYQNLYSILREDPRFLLVLSGDHIYKMDYGELIRFHKAKKADVTVAALEVEKYEAGHFGVIQVDKKGRIMGFQEKPKKPQTIPDEPDKCLISLGVYVFNIPSLVEQLKKDADDERSEHDFGKNVIPKMAKDLAVYAYNFKEKKTRRAAYWRDVGTLDAYWEANMDLVSVSPVCNLYDPDWPIRTFQGLEPPAKFVFAQEFAGGRMGVALDSVVCGGCIISGGRVQNSVLSPNVRVNSFCNIYQSVIMENAEIGRNSQIKKTIIEKGIKIPPNSIIGYHADEDAKHFHVTESGITVVTKNAVL; encoded by the coding sequence ATGCACTGGAGCATCAGAGAAGTTCTCGCAGTCGTCATGGCCGGGGGGAAGGGGAGCCGCCTCTATCCATTGACGGAAGATCGGGCGAAACCCGCTGTTCCTTTCGGCGGCAAGTACCGCATCGTTGATTTTACCCTCAGCAACTGCATCAATTCCGGGATCAAGAAGGTTTTCGTCCTGACCCAGTACAAGTCCTATTCCCTGGAAAGACATATCCGGCTTGGATGGGGATTCCTGAGTCATGAGCTGCACGAGTTTGTCGTTCCCCTGCCTCCTCAGCAGAGGATCGACGAGAGCTGGTACCGGGGAACGGCCGATGCCATTTATCAGAACCTCTATTCCATCCTGAGGGAAGATCCGAGGTTTCTTCTTGTGCTCTCCGGCGATCATATATACAAGATGGATTACGGAGAACTCATTCGTTTCCACAAAGCGAAAAAAGCGGATGTCACGGTCGCAGCCCTGGAGGTTGAAAAATATGAGGCCGGTCATTTCGGCGTGATCCAGGTAGACAAAAAGGGGAGGATCATGGGTTTCCAGGAGAAACCCAAGAAGCCTCAAACCATCCCTGATGAACCCGACAAATGTCTGATCTCGCTTGGGGTTTATGTGTTTAATATCCCGTCCCTGGTCGAACAGTTGAAGAAAGATGCGGATGACGAACGCTCGGAACATGATTTTGGAAAAAACGTCATCCCCAAGATGGCTAAGGACCTGGCGGTTTATGCTTACAATTTCAAGGAGAAGAAAACCCGGAGGGCGGCATACTGGAGGGATGTGGGGACCCTGGACGCCTACTGGGAGGCCAACATGGACCTGGTATCGGTAAGCCCGGTCTGCAACCTCTATGACCCCGATTGGCCGATTCGCACTTTTCAGGGGTTGGAACCCCCTGCGAAATTCGTTTTTGCGCAGGAGTTTGCCGGCGGGAGAATGGGCGTGGCCCTCGACTCCGTTGTCTGCGGCGGGTGCATCATCAGCGGCGGACGGGTACAGAACTCCGTGTTGTCGCCCAATGTGAGGGTGAACAGCTTCTGCAACATCTACCAGTCGGTGATCATGGAAAATGCCGAGATCGGCAGGAATTCGCAAATCAAGAAGACCATCATCGAAAAGGGGATCAAGATCCCGCCCAACTCCATCATCGGGTATCACGCCGATGAAGATGCAAAACACTTTCATGTCACCGAGTCCGGAATCACGGTGGTGACGAAAAATGCCGTGCTTTAA